One window from the genome of Hydractinia symbiolongicarpus strain clone_291-10 chromosome 1, HSymV2.1, whole genome shotgun sequence encodes:
- the LOC130631699 gene encoding transcription termination factor 3, mitochondrial-like isoform X1: MATTCVFEGRLIKQAWCFQQYFFRAFRSYNRILLAKGEHECKNDSAKKPVWYYNNKGIRRRKINQLIRNSLSTESEKDLSTDENHMKKLLDLFSSYDFTKKEIQKMLYNKPRVLQVSKNKLQNRFRSFIRLGIPKDVVKEMVMECPSLLLLDDQITIQSRLNNLQGLPLFPRLDQNKSIYLAQKAPQLLLFSERAELYAKVKNLLQLGFNQQQLYELVMKHPALLTYSSDTVSQKVNYVTEKMEGRLALFTKFPRVFSASLQRIKERHLFLVEEGYMRNTTYISENKLRSIVLTTDNDFVYRVTKTKMKDFREFQKLVRANAIDIEEEKGENFSDVETYHDTEDQSVDEETEVVI; the protein is encoded by the exons aatattGTTGGCAAAAGGAGAGCATGAATGCAAGAATGATTCTGCAAAGAAACCAGTTTGGTATTACAATAACAAGGGGATCAGACGTAGGAAAATCAATCAG TTGATTCGAAATTCATTGTCAACTGAATCTGAAAAAGATTTATCAACAGACGAAAACCACATGAAAAAACTGCTGGATTTGTTTAGCTCGTAtgatttcacaaaaaaagaaattcaaaagaTGCTCTACAACAAACCAAGGGTTCTTCAAGTTTCTAAAAATAAGCTACAAAACCGTTTTCGTAGCTTTATACGTCTTGGAATTCCTAAAGATGTTGTGAAGGAGATGGTAATGGAATGTCCTAGTTTGTTGTTGCTGGATGATCAGATAACCATACAAAGTCGA ttaAATAACTTACAAGGGCTCCCGCTGTTCCCACGGCTTGATCAAAACAAATCGATCTACCTTGCTCAAAAGGCTCCACAACTTTTGCTTTTCTCCGAACGCGCTGAGTTATATGCAAAAGTTAAAAATCTCCTTCAGCTCGGGTTTAACCAGCAACAGTTGTATGAACTAGTGATGAAACATCCTGCACTGCTGACATATAGCAGCGACACTGTGTCACAGAAG GTCAATTACGTCACTGAAAAGATGGAAGGCAGGCTTGCTTTATTCACAAAATTCCCGCGAGTCTTTTCAGCTTCTCTGCAACGCATAAAAGAGCGTCACTTGTTTTTAGTGGAGGAGGGTTACATGAGAAACACAACTTACATATCGGAGAACAAACTCCGCTCGATCGTATTAACGACCGACAACGATTTTGTTTATCGTGTCACAAAAACGAAGATGAAGGACTttcgagagtttcaaaaactggtTCGAGCCAACGCGATAGATATTGAAGAAGAGAAAGGTGAGAACTTCAGTGATGTTGAAACATACCATGATACAGAGGATCAAAGTGTTGATGAAGAAACAGAAGTAGTTATCTAA
- the LOC130631809 gene encoding uncharacterized protein LOC130631809 yields the protein MKSSPCSKISPKKSATKEVETTAKKQLNFNKTLLQDITNMPTTKSSTATFSIYNKNLTDSLLSSPLSKKQTESLRNAIDTSDPTAVAHMIRTDCKSVYVAIKKILSDDLAISCEQLCKRKNTSSVLYNNTCAGITKFKFSKLWEEMVQHHCFLTDIFNAISGNLIDFTETKESLKIKHSFVYSVLMNSRWHELSLLQRINTDGGCSKQLQCRLNPWSVSINKMQRYPVKII from the exons ATGAAATCATCACCCTGCTCCAAAATATCACCAAAAAAATCAGCAACAAAGGAAGTGGAAACTACCGCTAAAAAGcagttaaattttaataaaactctATTACAAGATATAACAAATATGCCAACTACGAAAAGTTCTACAGCAACATTTTCCATATACAACAAAAATTTGACAGACAGCTTACTATCATCTCCTttgtcaaaaaaacaaacagaatcTTTACGTAATGCGATAGATACATCAGATCCAACTGCAGTGGCACACATGATAAGGACAGATTGCAAATCAGTTTATGTtgctataaaaaaaatattgtcagaCGATTTGGCCATTTCGTGTGAGCAgttatgtaaaagaaaaaatacaagcTCTGTTCTTTACAACAACACCTGTGCTGGAAtaacaaaattcaaatttaGTAAACTTTGGGAAGAAATGGTCCAACATCACTGTTTTCTAACAGATATTTTTAATGCTATCTCAGGGAACTTAATTGACTTTACAGAAACTAAAGAgtcactgaaaataaaacactcTTTTGTATATTCAGTTCTTATGAATTCCAGATGGCATGAGCTTAGTTTACTACAAAGAATCAACACAGATGGTGGATGCTCAAAACAG cTTCAATGTCGTCTTAATCCTTGGAGTGTGTCTATCAACAAAATGCAGAGATATCCTGTTAAAATTATCTAG
- the LOC130631783 gene encoding uncharacterized protein LOC130631783 isoform X1: MAEEESVDLMTWLLSIFREVLCNGLDHSNCLSCQHVFSYVWDNFNKSYSHRDITRSIKLNFPSSKKLQIGDEEKTRIFCGLGFQTDNKTNCKPSDIAGRILCCFELWKQARDNEVKEKLKREMQQLVFHNPGPSTKDLLGFKPEFSNRERRKLNRLLGDKSSNQGKRGKKTKKATLHDNNGCLKSTGQDLCDCMIADCPGCHYPCPQCNSEKCGSTCRCDRKWTYDLVVYDTK, from the exons ATGGCTGAAGAAGAATCAGTCGATTTAATGACTTG GTTGTTATCTATATTTCGAGAGGTACTGTGCAATGGTCTTGATCATTCAAACTGTCTGTCATGTCAACACGTCTTCTCCTATGTATGGGATAACTTCAACAAATCTTACTCCCATCGAGACATCACGCGCTCCATCAAATTAAATTTTCCTAGCTCAAAGAAGTTACAAATTGGTGACGAGGAGAAGACGAGGATATTTTGTGGACTTGGTTTTCAAACCGATAATAAGACTAACTGTAAACCCTCTGATATTGCCGGCCgaattttgtgttgttttgagtTATGGAAACAAGCTCGTGATAACGAAGTCAAG GAGAAGCTGAAACGTGAAATGCAACAATTGGTTTTCCACAATCCTGGACCGTCCACTAAAGATCTACTTGGATTTAAGCCCGAATTTAGTAATCGGGAAAGACGGAAATTGAATCGTTTATTAGGCGATAAGTCATCGAACCAGGG aAAGCGTGGTAAGAAGACTAAAAAAGCCACACTTCATGACAATAACGGTTGTTTAAAAAGCACTGGTCAAGATTTATGTGACTGCATGATTGCTGACTGTCCAGGATGTCACTATCCATGCCCACAATGCAATTCGGAAAAATGCGGCTCAACATGTCGCTGCGATCGTAAATGGACGTACGATTTGGTTGTCTACGATACCAAGTAA
- the LOC130631783 gene encoding ARL14 effector protein-like isoform X2: MAEEESVDLMTWLLSIFREEKLKREMQQLVFHNPGPSTKDLLGFKPEFSNRERRKLNRLLGDKSSNQGKRGKKTKKATLHDNNGCLKSTGQDLCDCMIADCPGCHYPCPQCNSEKCGSTCRCDRKWTYDLVVYDTK, encoded by the exons ATGGCTGAAGAAGAATCAGTCGATTTAATGACTTG GTTGTTATCTATATTTCGAGAG GAGAAGCTGAAACGTGAAATGCAACAATTGGTTTTCCACAATCCTGGACCGTCCACTAAAGATCTACTTGGATTTAAGCCCGAATTTAGTAATCGGGAAAGACGGAAATTGAATCGTTTATTAGGCGATAAGTCATCGAACCAGGG aAAGCGTGGTAAGAAGACTAAAAAAGCCACACTTCATGACAATAACGGTTGTTTAAAAAGCACTGGTCAAGATTTATGTGACTGCATGATTGCTGACTGTCCAGGATGTCACTATCCATGCCCACAATGCAATTCGGAAAAATGCGGCTCAACATGTCGCTGCGATCGTAAATGGACGTACGATTTGGTTGTCTACGATACCAAGTAA
- the LOC130641242 gene encoding uncharacterized protein LOC130641242 has translation MSVTKETRPEIEASPVNDDEERRVVKLTEKGKSFKLQCLFNDLVKKFENVHEQCVPLFTDEERRDDQNWYDDKDEKIFDFKHRAINQIRELKEKQECESLKSHDSRKDRASSKSHTKASSESFQEGFNKKVEKTERMSEGDFRNERQRFALELEELKNLEEVSQLKARLGVLDRNLKRVQKCQRSQPDVERYQRRIDEGMNSRVDDESSILFKLLKLQSAPEVDIEPFNGDPLNFNYFMAMFKEVVESKVDDPRGRLTRLIKFTIGEPRELIRHCIQHPPEVGYENAIELLTKRYGNPHIILANYRKEIRDWLQLKFNDAKGFRDFFSFLIKCQSILPGSLTDRWNRKVMIKRHKHLSEPSLEDFIDFIEQESTLINDPLFSRNALKQFTNTKEKLPDKRKSYKSFAMNTNYRSSNDIKRLCPACSAKHDLDDCKLFLSYTIEDRSKFLGRKRLCYGCYDPITDEHNAKSCPHRRKCTICKGNHPTGLHGFRFRKRSDSKDKEENKESTEEKESVKSNVTGLSKSCNSLNVGEVISLCIVPVKVSHKSTAIKTINGTETVKSEAIEDLIIEGISTQFENIPFMLPKAYTRRELPVDKDDIATTDKLSQWKYLEPVYPHFRIQKFDVDLLIGANCAKALEPVDVLPSQEGGPYAYRTILGWCIVGPIKSEGKNNYSIKSCHKIAVNDIGNNGIAKHHFESKSSVKETHISNMLEKLYLSDFTEARLSPRSNIEFNLEEMSIEDKTFLTIMESKAGKVGSHYELPLPFRNKDLLMPDNRNVVLRRLMHLKERFIRNPKFLAEYQRFMKNIIDKGYARKAVLPASPEKSWYIPHHAVYNEKKNKIRVVFDCGAEYHGRSLNKELIPGPDFTNHLIGVLNRFREGTIAVMADIESMYFQVFVTEHQRSFQRILWWDKSDKEMTKPVEYEMNVHIFGATSSASCSNYALKKTALDNQGKFRTDAAETLLKNFYVDDMLKSKDNLGETISLMKNVTSMCKAGGFRLTKFVSNNKEVLLSIPEDDRKTGFTDCELLSGDTDLPSDSTLGITWDIEMDCFKFKIELKKTPYSRRGMLSMLSTLYDPLGFIAPFLVRGKIILQELCSMSLNWDDPVPEDNCNDWNRWKDCIQPLEGFRIPRCFKPKKFGKIVHSSIHYFSDASEFAYGQATYLRIVNESGRVHVCLVMGKARVAPLKFVSMPRLELTAATLSVKIASLLRQELRLLCINEYFWTDSQVVLGYLKNQTKRFKVFVAIRIEIIRSNSKIDDWNYVPSNENPADIASRGSDASKDKQVKMWFRGPEFLWNDQSSWKLSKHAAEVDENDPEVKKVKVNACLVTNDLMSTLEERMSCWKKIKRVMAWILLFADRIKTIKPGDASTKGIIDVERLKCAERKIMQLTQEKYFETELRNLLSGKINVKNKLSKLNPFVDSQGLLRVGGRIERSGLDKEHVHPIIMPKESQTSMLIIRYCHQNVAHAGREITINKVRSYGIWIVNINALTRKVIHKCTICRSLRGRAGEQKMADLPKERFNEAPPFSYCGLDCFGPFLIKVRRSEMKRYGVLFTCLSSRAVHIEIASSLETDTFILALRRFVGRRGNVRYLRSDNGSNFVGSDNELKRAFLEMDHEKIKFFLNELNTDWIWNFNPPAASHMGGVWERQIRSARQILTSLLKTHGSSLDDESLNTLLIETEAILNSRPLTVDTLSDANSFIPISPSNILTMKSDVVLPPPGEFPKPDVYSRKRWRRVQHIANEFWIRWRKEFFSTLQERRRWNTIKRNFEVGDIVILKDSTMFTVRNRWPLARIVSVVSDKHGIVRIVNIRMSGSRVVMQRPISKSSLCGGVRDALYSLVLCCDVPC, from the exons ATGTCAGTAACGAAAGAGACTCGACCAGAGATTGAAGCATCTCCCGTTAATGATGACGAAGAAAGAAGAGTTGTCAAACTAACAGAAAAAGGAAAATCCTTTAAACTTCAGTGTCT ATTCAACGACTTggtaaaaaagtttgaaaatgttCACGAACAATGCGTCCCACTCTTTACTGATGAAGAGAGGCGCGATGATCAAAATTGGTACGACGACAAAgacgaaaaaatatttgatttcaaACATCGTGCCATCAACCAAATTAGAGAGTTGAAAGAAAAGCAAGAATGTGAAAGTCTGAAATCGCACGATAGCCGAAAGGATAGAGCGTCTAGCAAGTCCCACACAAAGGCGTCATCCGAATCGTTTCAAGAAGGATTTAATAAGAAAGTGGAGAAAACCGAACGTATGAGTGAAGGAGATTTCAGAAATGAAAGACAAAGATTTGCTCTGGAATTGGAAGAGTTAAAAAACTTAGAGGAGGTGTCTCAACTCAAAGCACGTTTGGGTGTCCTGGACCGAAATCTGAAGCGCGTGCAAAAATGTCAACGCAGCCAACCAGATGTAGAGCGGTATCAACGCAGGATAGATGAAGGTATGAATTCGAGAGTTGATGATGAAAGTAGTATCTTGTTTAAGTTGTTGAAACTACAATCTGCACCAGAAGTTGACATTGAGCCATTTAATGGAGACCCactaaattttaattattttatggcTATGTTTAAGGAGGTTGTAGAATCAAAGGTAGATGATCCCAGAGGCAGGTTAACCAGACTTATAAAGTTTACAATAGGTGAACCTAGAGAACTTATTCGACATTGCATACAGCACCCCCCTGAGGTTGGTTATGAAAACGCTATTGAACTTCTGACAAAAAGGTATGGGAATCCCCATATTATTCTAGCTAATTACAGAAAGGAAATAAGAGATTGGCTTCAGTTAAAGTTCAACGACGCAAAAGGGTTCAGAGATTTTTTCAGTTTCTTAATAAAGTGCCAGAGCATT TTGCCAGGTTCTTTGACGGATCGTTGGAACCGCAAGGTTATGATAAAACGTCATAAGCACCTTTCAGAACCTAGTTTAGaggatttcattgactttattgAGCAGGAGTCTACCTTGATAAATGATCCGCTATTTTCAAGGAACGCACTTAAGCAGTTTACTAACACGAAGGAAAAGTTACCTGATAAGAGGAAATCTTACAAAAGCTTTGCTATGAATACCAACTATAGATCGTCAAATGACATTAAAAGGCTGTGCCCTGCTTGTTCTGCTAAGCATGATTTAGATGACTGTAAACTGTTTCTGAGTTATACCATAGAGGACAGAAGCAAATTTCTTGGACGAAAAAGATTATGCTATGGCTGTTACGATCCAATAACCGACGAACACAACGCAAAATCCTGTCCACATCGACGCAAATGTACCATTTGTAAAGGAAACCATCCTACTGGTTTGCATGGCTTTAGATTTAGGAAAAGAAGTGACTCCAAGGATaaggaagaaaacaaagaaagcaccgaAGAGAAGGAATCTGTTAAGAGCAATGTCACTGGATTGTCAAAATCATGCAATTCTTTAAACGTTGGTGAAGTTATCAGTCTTTGCATAGTGCCAGTAAAGGTATCACATAAATCTACTG CCATTAAAACAATTAACGGAACAGAAACTGTTAAATCTGAGGCAATAGAAGATTTGATAATTGAAGGCATTAGCACACAATTTGAAAATATCCCGTTCATGTTACCCAAGGCATACACAAGAAGAGAACTGCCCGTAGATAAAGATGATATAGCAACTACCGATAAGTTATCTCAATGGAAATACTTGGAACCGGTTTATCCACACTTTAGAATCCAGAAGTTTGATGTTGACTTGTTGATTGGCGCAAATTGTGCAAAGGCACTTGAACCAGTGGATGTGCTGCCCAGTCAAGAGGGTGGCCCATATGCATACCGAACCATACTTGGATGGTGCATTGTAGGACCAATCAAGTCAGaaggtaaaaataattattctatCAAATCTTGTCATAAAATTGCTGTGAACGACATAGGAAACAACGGAATTGCTAAGCATCATTTTGAATCAAAAAGTAGTGTGAAAGAAACTCATATTAGTAACATGCTTGAAAAGTTGTACCTTTCAGATTTTACGGAGGCAAGATTGTCGCCTCGCAGCAACATAGAATTTAATCTAGAAGAAATGTCAATAGAAGATAAAACATTTCTAACCATAATGGAGTCAAAAGCAGGCAAGGTTGGAAGTCATTATGAACTGCCTTTGCCATTCCGAAACAAAGACTTGTTGATGCCTGACAACAGAAACGTTGTGCTGAGAAGACTGATGCATTTAAAGGAAAGATTTATACGAAATCCGAAATTCCTAGCTGAATACCAAAGGTTCATGAAGAACATCATAGATAAAGGCTATGCAAGAAAAGCCGTGCTACCTGCATCTCCTGAGAAGTCTTGGTATATCCCCCATCATGCAGTTTATAATGAAAAGAAGAATAAGATCAGAGTAGTCTTCGATTGTGGAGCAGAATACCATGGTAGATCATTAAACAAGGAATTGATCCCTGGACCAGACTTTACCAACCATCTTATAGGTGTGCTTAACAGATTTAGAGAAGGAACCATAGCAGTCATGGCTGACATCGAATCTATGTACTTCCAGGTGTTTGTAACGGAACACCAAAGATCGTTTCAGAGAATTCTTTGGTGGGACAAAAGCGATAAAGAAATGACCAAACCGGTCGAATACGAAATGAATGTCCACATCTTTGGAGCGACTTCGTCTGCGAGTTGTAGCAATTATGCCTTGAAGAAAACTGCCTTAGATAATCAAGGCAAATTTAGAACTGATGCAGCGGAAACGTTATTGAAGAATTTTTATGTCGATGACATGCTGAAGTCAAAAGATAATCTTGGTGAGACCATTTCGTTAATGAAAAACGTCACTTCTATGTGTAAGGCGGGAGGTTTTAGGTTAACAAAATTTGTCAGCAATAATAAAGAAGTGTTATTGTCTATACCTGAAGATGATCGGAAAACGGGGTTTACTGATTGTGAATTATTGTCTGGAGATACGGATCTGCCGTCCGATAGTACGTTAGGTATCACATGGGATATCGAAATGGATTGCTTCAAATTTAAGATCGAACTGAAAAAGACGCCCTACAGCAGAAGAGGTATGCTTTCTATGTTGAGCACGTTGTACGATCCTTTGGGATTTATAGCTCCATTTCTAGTCAGAGGAAAAATAATCCTTCAAGAACTGTGCAGCATGAGCCTAAATTGGGATGACCCAGTTCCTGAAGACAATTGTAATGACTGGAACAGATGGAAAGACTGTATCCAGCCTCTTGAAGGATTTAGAATACCGCGATGCTTCAAGCCCAAAAAATTTGGTAAGATTGTTCATTCCTCGATCCACTACTTTTCTGATGCATCAGAGTTTGCATATGGCCAAGCTACGTACCTAAGAATAGTAAATGAAAGTGGCAGAGTACATGTTTGCTTGGTTATGGGTAAGGCAAGAGTCGCTCCTTTGAAATTCGTATCTATGCCTCGATTAGAATTAACAGCAGCTACTTTGTCTGTTAAGATAGCTTCTTTGTTGAGACAAGAATTGCGACTACTATGTATTAATGAATATTTTTGGACTGATAGTCAAGTCGTCTTAGGATATCTAAAGAATCAAACGAAAAGATTCAAAGTTTTTGTGGCTATTAGGATCGAGATTATCAGAAGCAACAGCAAAATCGACGATTGGAATTATGTACCGTCGAACGAAAATCCGGCCGACATAGCGTCAAGAGGATCAGATGCTTCCAAAGACAAACAAGTTAAAATGTGGTTTAGAGGACCAGAGTTCTTGTGGAATGATCAGTCTAGTTGGAAACTATCCAAACACGCCGCAGAAGTAGACGAAAACGACCCGGAGGTTAAGAAAGTGAAAGTAAACGCTTGCCTAGTCACAAATGATCTGATGAGCACGCTTGAAGAACGCATGTCttgctggaagaaaataaaGCGTGTAATGGCGTGGATCCTTCTGTTTGCAGATAGAATCAAAACGATAAAACCCGGCGATGCATCCACGAAAGGTATCATCGACGTAGAACGATTGAAATGCGCTGAAAGAAAAATCATGCAACTGACTCAAGAAAAGTATTTCGAAACGGAATTGCGAAATTTGTTGTCTGGGAAAatcaatgttaaaaacaaattgtCGAAACTTAATCCCTTTGTTGATTCACAAGGCCTGTTAAGAGTAGGAGGAAGAATCGAACGATCTGGGCTAGATAAAGAACATGTGCATCCTATCATCATGCCGAAAGAGAGCCAGACATCCATGTTGATTATTCGATATTGCCATCAGAACGTCGCACATGCGGGCAGAGAAATAACCATCAACAAAGTACGAAGTTATGGGATTTGGATCGTGAATATAAATGCTTTAACACGAAAGGTCATTCATAAGTGCACCATATGTAGGAGTTTAAGAGGACGTGCTGGAGAGCAAAAGATGGCCGATTTGCCAAAAGAAAGGTTCAACGAAGCACCACCATTCAGTTATTGCGGATTAGATTGTTTTGGTCCATTCTTGATCAAGGTAAGGAGAAGCGAGATGAAAAGGTATGGTGTATTGTTTACATGTTTGTCTAGCAGAGCTGTACACATTGAAATCGCAAGCAGTTTAGAAACTGATACGTTTATTTTGGCCCTTCGTCGCTTTGTTGGCAGAAGAGGAAACGTAAGGTATCTAAGATCTGATAATGGGAGTAACTTCGTTGGAAGTGATAATGAATTAAAACGAGCTTTTTTAGAAATGGATCATGAAAAAATCAAGTTTTTTCTAAACGAGTTAAACACTGATTGGATATGGAACTTCAATCCACCAGCAGCCAGTCACATGGGAGGAGTCTGGGAGAGGCAGATAAGATCAGCCAGACAAATTCTAACCTCATTGCTAAAGACCCACGGTTCAAGTTTAGATGATGAATCATTAAACACCCTCCTCATTGAAACGGAAGCCATATTAAACTCAAGACCCCTAACAGTCGATACCCTCAGTGACGCGAATAGCTTCATACCAATATCTCCATCAAATATCTTGACAATGAAGTCAGATGTCGTGTTGCCACCACCGGGAGAATTTCCGAAACCTGATGTTTATTCGAGGAAAAGATGGCGTAGAGTTCAACACATAGCAAATGAATTCTGGATTAGATGGAGAAAGGAATTTTTTTCAACCCTTCAGGAACGTCGACGTTGGAACACGATTAAACGTAATTTTGAGGTTGGAGACATCGTCATATTAAAAGACTCAACCATGTTTACGGTTCGAAATCGATGGCCGTTAGCAAGAATTGTGAGCGTCGTGTCAGATAAGCATGGAATAGTGAGAATTGTGAACATTCGAATGAGCGGATCTCGAGTCGTAATGCAACGGCCGATATCAAAG AGTTCGCTCTGCGGTGGAGTACGAGATGCATTATATTCGttagttttgtgttgtgatgTCCCGTGTTAA
- the LOC130631825 gene encoding uncharacterized protein LOC130631825 isoform X2, translating into MHKDILTLFKRLQIALHQGGLENDYLKPKQIICLQSLFLHIDVVAVLPTGYEKSMIFQLLPSFLPKKTSRNIVIVVSPLSSIIEGQIKILRNRGIVVNVFSTHCHKEEEVDLFNNDIDKNEPNYWGVSVDVWSGALDILFTHPEDILSESGRKLMNSDIFQKNVVAYVVDEAHCIEG; encoded by the exons ATGCATAAAGATATACTAACGTTATTCAAGCGATTGCAAATCGCATTGCATCAAGGTGGATTGGAAAATGATTATTTAAAACCTAAGCAAATTATTTGTTTGCAAAGTCTTTTCCTACATATTGACGTAGTGGCAGTCCTTCCCACTGGCTATGAAAAATCAATGATATTTCAGCTTCTCCCTTCCTTCCTACCCAAAAAGACGAGTAGAAATATAGTTATTGTGGTTTCTCCCTTGTCTTCGATAATTGAAggtcaaataaaaatattgagaaaTCGTGGCATTGTTGTCAATGTCTTTTCAACACATTGTCATAAAGAGGAGGAGGTTGACTTGTTTAATAATGATATTGATAAAAATGAACCAAATTACTGGGGTGTTTCTGTGGATGTGTGGTCTGGAGCTTTGGATATTTTATTTACCCATCCAGAAGACATATTAAGTGAATCTGGCAGAAAATTGATGAATtctgatatttttcaaaaaaatgtggttGCATATGTGGTTGATGAAGCACACTGTATAGAAGGATG A
- the LOC130631825 gene encoding uncharacterized protein LOC130631825 isoform X1, with amino-acid sequence MHKDILTLFKRLQIALHQGGLENDYLKPKQIICLQSLFLHIDVVAVLPTGYEKSMIFQLLPSFLPKKTSRNIVIVVSPLSSIIEGQIKILRNRGIVVNVFSTHCHKEEEVDLFNNDIDKNEPNYWGVSVDVWSGALDILFTHPEDILSESGRKLMNSDIFQKNVVAYVVDEAHCIEGCNIN; translated from the exons ATGCATAAAGATATACTAACGTTATTCAAGCGATTGCAAATCGCATTGCATCAAGGTGGATTGGAAAATGATTATTTAAAACCTAAGCAAATTATTTGTTTGCAAAGTCTTTTCCTACATATTGACGTAGTGGCAGTCCTTCCCACTGGCTATGAAAAATCAATGATATTTCAGCTTCTCCCTTCCTTCCTACCCAAAAAGACGAGTAGAAATATAGTTATTGTGGTTTCTCCCTTGTCTTCGATAATTGAAggtcaaataaaaatattgagaaaTCGTGGCATTGTTGTCAATGTCTTTTCAACACATTGTCATAAAGAGGAGGAGGTTGACTTGTTTAATAATGATATTGATAAAAATGAACCAAATTACTGGGGTGTTTCTGTGGATGTGTGGTCTGGAGCTTTGGATATTTTATTTACCCATCCAGAAGACATATTAAGTGAATCTGGCAGAAAATTGATGAATtctgatatttttcaaaaaaatgtggttGCATATGTGGTTGATGAAGCACACTGTATAGAAGGATG caACATAAACTGA